The Gloeomargarita lithophora Alchichica-D10 genomic sequence TAACTAGGAAATCAGGCTTTGCGGTTCATCTTCTGCCATTGTTGCAGGGCGGCACTGGCGATATTGAACGCAGCCCAACTAGCGGCCACCACCACCGGGCCAAGCACCACCGCAATCCGCCAATCAATCTGGGGTAAAAAGTCCATGATTCTCCTCCGCACAGTGGGAACTTAAGGTTTTCTTTATTATAGAGCCAGGAATCACCCCGGATAAATGGGGCTTAAATTTTCCCACCCACCAGGTCAACCACTGTACTGACAATTTGTTCCGGTTGCACCACGGTCAGGCGTTCCAGGGTGCCGTTGTAGGGGGTGGGGATGTCCTGGGAGGATAAACGTACTACGGGTGCATCCAATTCATCAAAGAGCCGCTCCATGACCCCGGCGGTGATCTCTGCCCCCATGCCCCCCGTTTTCATACATTCCTCAACGATCACCACCCGATGGGTTTTGCGGACAGAGGAACTAATGGTTTCCCAGTCCAAAGGCCGTAGGGAGAGCAGGTCAATGATTTCGGGTTGAATCCCCCGCTGGCGCAATTCCGGCAGGGCTTGCAGGACGTGGTGGCGCATCCGGGAATAGGTCAAAATCGTCACATCTTGGCCGGTTTGCACCAATTCTGCTTTATCCAAGGGCAAAAGATACTCTTCCTCCGGCAAATCTTCCTTCAGGTTGTACAGGAGGACGTGTTCAAAAAATAGCACCGGATTGTTATCGCGAATCGCCGACTTGAGCAACCCCTTGGCATTGTAGGGGGTCGAGCAGGCGACAATTTTCAACCCCGGCACCGCCTGGAAATAGGCTTCCAAACGCTGGGAATGTTCCGCCCCCAACTGGCGACCCACCCCCCCTGGCCCGCGGATCACCAAAGGAATCTGAAAATTGCCCCCGGAGGTGTAGCGCAACATCCCGGCATTGTTGGCAATTTGGTTAAACGCCAACAGCAAAAAGCCCATATTCATCCCTTCAATAATCGGGCGCAACCCCGTCATCGCCGCCCCCACCGCCATCCCCGTAAAGCTATTTTCCGCAATCGGGGTATCCACCACCCGCCATTCCCCATATTTTTGATACAGATTTTTCGTCACCTTGTAGGAACCGCCGTAATGCCCCACGTCTTCTCCTAGAACAAACACCGTCGCATCCCGCTCCATTTCCTCATCAATCGCCGCCCGTAACGCATTAAAAAACGCCGTTTCCGCCATGTTTATATCCCCTGGTTAATCTTCCGCAAAAATATATCGCCGCAATTCACTAGGCGCGGGTTCGGGACTTTGTTCCGCAAACACCACCGCCTCCTCCACCGTCTGCTTGATTTTTTGGTCAATGGTTTTCAGGTCTTGGCTCGTAACCAAATCCTGTTCCAAAAGATAACTGCCCAGGCGTTTGATCGGGTCACGGCTCAACCAAAATTCCTTTTCTTCCTTGCTCCGCAGTTCATCCGGGTCGGCCAAAGAGTGCCCCCGAAACCGATAGGTCAAGGCTTCAATCAAGGTCGGCCCCTCCCCCGCCCGTGCCCGTGCCACCGCCGTTTGTGCCACCTGCCGCACCGCCAGCACATCCATGCCGTCCACCTCCACCCCGGCCATGTTAAACACGCTGGCCTTTTTGTAAATATGGGGGTCAGAGGTCGCCCGCTCGTGCGCCATGCCAATCGCCCATTTATTATTTTCCACCACAAATAAAAGCGGCAATTTCCACAGGGCGGCCATATTTAAGGTTTCAAAAAATTGCCCATTGTTACACGCCCCATCCCCAAAAAAACACGCCGTCACCTGATCCGCACTGGCATCCCCTAAAACTTCCCGGCGGTACTTGCTCTGGAATGCCGCCCCCGCCGCCACCGGAATCCCCTCCGCCACGAACGCATAGCCCCCCAGCAGGCGGTGTTGCGCCGAAAACATATGCATCGAACCGCCCCGCCCCTTGCTACAGCCGGTGGCCTTGCCAAACAATTCCGCCATCACCTCGCGAGCGGGCACCCCGGCACTCAACGCATGGACATGATCCCGGTAGGTACTGCACACATAATCCACCCCAGGGCGCATGGCTCCCCGGATTACCCCGCTGGCCACCGCCTCTTGACCGTTATACAAATGCACAAACCCGAACATTTTGCCCCGGTAGTACATTTCCGCACATTTATCCTCAAAGGTACGCCCCAGCACCATATCCTCGTACAGAGCCAACCCCTCCTCCCGGCTCAACTGCACCGCTGTTGGGGAAAACGTAGGTAAAGGACGCTCCTGAATC encodes the following:
- a CDS encoding photosystem II protein Y; the protein is MDWRIAVVLGPVVVAASWAAFNIASAALQQWQKMNRKA
- a CDS encoding alpha-ketoacid dehydrogenase subunit beta; translated protein: MAETAFFNALRAAIDEEMERDATVFVLGEDVGHYGGSYKVTKNLYQKYGEWRVVDTPIAENSFTGMAVGAAMTGLRPIIEGMNMGFLLLAFNQIANNAGMLRYTSGGNFQIPLVIRGPGGVGRQLGAEHSQRLEAYFQAVPGLKIVACSTPYNAKGLLKSAIRDNNPVLFFEHVLLYNLKEDLPEEEYLLPLDKAELVQTGQDVTILTYSRMRHHVLQALPELRQRGIQPEIIDLLSLRPLDWETISSSVRKTHRVVIVEECMKTGGMGAEITAGVMERLFDELDAPVVRLSSQDIPTPYNGTLERLTVVQPEQIVSTVVDLVGGKI
- the pdhA gene encoding pyruvate dehydrogenase (acetyl-transferring) E1 component subunit alpha gives rise to the protein MIQERPLPTFSPTAVQLSREEGLALYEDMVLGRTFEDKCAEMYYRGKMFGFVHLYNGQEAVASGVIRGAMRPGVDYVCSTYRDHVHALSAGVPAREVMAELFGKATGCSKGRGGSMHMFSAQHRLLGGYAFVAEGIPVAAGAAFQSKYRREVLGDASADQVTACFFGDGACNNGQFFETLNMAALWKLPLLFVVENNKWAIGMAHERATSDPHIYKKASVFNMAGVEVDGMDVLAVRQVAQTAVARARAGEGPTLIEALTYRFRGHSLADPDELRSKEEKEFWLSRDPIKRLGSYLLEQDLVTSQDLKTIDQKIKQTVEEAVVFAEQSPEPAPSELRRYIFAED